A portion of the Pectobacterium brasiliense genome contains these proteins:
- a CDS encoding sugar 3,4-ketoisomerase yields the protein MKINLLQLQTHGDERGSLIALEKDKNIPFEIKRVYYMFNTKEEVRRGFHAHRQLKQVVIAVRGSCRFLLDDGIEKISILLDNPAQGLLIESFMWREMYNFSDDCVLMVLADSLYDESDYIRNYDEFIRITKSES from the coding sequence ATGAAAATAAATTTATTACAATTACAAACGCATGGAGATGAACGAGGTTCACTTATTGCGTTGGAGAAAGATAAAAACATTCCATTTGAAATTAAACGTGTGTATTACATGTTTAATACTAAAGAAGAAGTCAGGAGAGGATTTCATGCTCATCGACAACTAAAACAGGTAGTTATCGCCGTGAGAGGCTCCTGCCGTTTTCTTCTGGATGATGGAATAGAAAAAATAAGTATATTACTAGATAATCCCGCACAAGGGCTTTTAATAGAATCATTTATGTGGAGAGAAATGTATAATTTTTCTGACGACTGTGTACTCATGGTACTAGCCGATAGCTTATATGATGAATCTGACTATATAAGAAATTATGATGAATTTATAAGAATAACAAAGAGTGAAAGCTAA
- a CDS encoding DegT/DnrJ/EryC1/StrS family aminotransferase: MVNFLDLKAINNKYQKELKDACARVIDSGSYISGSELIRFEEEFSSFCGTKYAIGVANGLDALILILRAWKIQGKLKDGDEIIVPANTYIASILAITENNLTPVLVEPDCSTYNIDIANIKAAISKKTKVILPVHLYGQLAPMEELLELAKEHNLLVLEDSAQAHGAHISGRKAGNWGDASGFSFYPGKNLGALGDAGAITTNDYELMETVRALRNYGSHEKYKNIYCGLNSRLDEIQAAMLSVKLAYLPQETARRQEIANRYLKEIKNEKISLPFIKNQSSHVWHLFVIRCKKRKELQEHLILNGVQTLIHYPIPPHKQGAYREWSDISLPITEKIHNEVISLPISPVMSDEEVQKVVEVINAWI, translated from the coding sequence ATGGTTAATTTTTTAGATTTAAAAGCCATCAATAATAAATATCAAAAAGAACTGAAAGACGCTTGTGCAAGAGTCATAGATTCAGGATCATACATTTCTGGAAGCGAACTTATACGATTCGAAGAAGAGTTCTCTTCTTTTTGCGGTACCAAATATGCCATTGGAGTTGCAAACGGTTTAGATGCATTAATCCTTATTCTTCGCGCATGGAAAATACAGGGTAAATTAAAAGATGGCGATGAAATAATTGTTCCCGCAAACACCTATATAGCATCGATCCTGGCTATTACAGAAAATAATTTAACACCAGTATTAGTAGAGCCTGATTGTAGCACCTATAATATTGACATAGCCAACATCAAGGCTGCAATTAGTAAAAAAACAAAAGTTATTCTTCCTGTTCACTTATATGGTCAGCTAGCGCCTATGGAGGAATTACTAGAACTAGCCAAAGAACACAATTTATTAGTCCTTGAAGATAGTGCCCAAGCACATGGCGCACATATATCTGGCCGTAAAGCAGGAAACTGGGGCGATGCATCTGGTTTTAGTTTTTATCCTGGTAAAAATCTAGGTGCTTTAGGAGATGCTGGTGCAATAACAACAAACGACTATGAATTAATGGAAACAGTTAGAGCACTTAGAAACTACGGCTCACACGAGAAATATAAAAATATATATTGTGGTCTCAACAGCCGATTAGATGAAATTCAGGCCGCTATGCTATCTGTGAAGTTAGCGTATCTTCCACAGGAAACAGCACGTCGGCAAGAAATAGCAAATAGGTATTTAAAAGAGATAAAAAATGAAAAGATATCATTGCCGTTTATCAAAAATCAATCATCCCACGTCTGGCATTTATTTGTTATTCGATGCAAAAAAAGAAAGGAACTTCAAGAGCACCTCATACTGAATGGTGTTCAAACACTAATCCATTATCCTATTCCTCCTCATAAACAGGGTGCCTATAGAGAATGGTCAGACATCAGTCTCCCTATAACAGAAAAGATTCATAATGAAGTCATTTCCCTGCCAATTAGTCCTGTTATGAGCGATGAAGAAGTCCAGAAAGTCGTGGAGGTTATTAATGCCTGGATATAA
- a CDS encoding glycosyltransferase family 2 protein, producing MPGYNKNLLSICCLGYNHASFLAENIKSICNIDYPNIEIIAIDDGSQDNSVNLLRELSQKIPLRMEVISQENTGNIGKNFNNAYKVAKGELITFIALDDVYNPNVMLKQIEAMNNSPELAFSASSKAVSINNEGYVNENFQALSLYSQETQNIDDLLEFEYSEFGAFYIQGSIFKKSVIDAVGGFDEDMTGDDLVLRTKVFRYIQENPHYSFLIQKDNSCFYRLHDGNVHKNTIRQLKIVTEYLERYWPERENPKTLIDWYSAYIYSEKFDVYIKSFSLNNRAAGLLKEARVISEIKKSVKKEFSTIIKWWGRILKRNRFPDGKREITILSLFTIKYKKSMKKKKPQVHYSDYI from the coding sequence ATGCCTGGATATAATAAAAATTTATTATCGATATGTTGTCTAGGCTATAATCACGCCTCTTTTTTAGCAGAGAATATAAAATCCATTTGTAATATCGATTACCCTAACATTGAAATCATTGCCATTGACGATGGTTCTCAAGATAACAGTGTGAATCTTTTACGTGAATTATCACAAAAAATCCCATTAAGAATGGAAGTTATTTCTCAAGAAAACACGGGTAATATAGGAAAGAATTTTAATAACGCATATAAAGTTGCCAAAGGTGAACTCATAACATTTATAGCTCTGGATGACGTATACAATCCTAATGTTATGTTAAAACAAATAGAGGCGATGAATAACTCACCAGAATTAGCATTTTCTGCCTCATCAAAAGCAGTTAGCATTAATAATGAAGGGTATGTAAACGAGAATTTCCAAGCGCTTTCTCTTTATTCTCAAGAAACACAAAATATTGACGATCTGCTAGAATTTGAATATTCCGAATTTGGTGCGTTTTATATTCAAGGCTCCATTTTTAAAAAGTCAGTAATTGATGCAGTCGGTGGTTTCGATGAAGATATGACGGGAGATGATCTAGTTCTTCGAACTAAAGTATTTAGATATATTCAGGAAAACCCTCACTACAGTTTTTTAATACAAAAAGATAACTCCTGTTTTTATAGATTGCATGATGGTAACGTACACAAAAATACGATTAGGCAACTGAAAATAGTTACAGAATATCTTGAGAGGTACTGGCCAGAAAGAGAAAACCCAAAAACATTAATTGATTGGTATAGTGCATATATATATAGCGAAAAATTTGATGTTTATATTAAATCGTTTTCCCTTAACAATAGAGCAGCAGGATTATTAAAGGAAGCTCGTGTAATTAGTGAAATAAAAAAATCAGTAAAAAAAGAATTCAGCACCATTATAAAATGGTGGGGGAGGATTCTTAAAAGAAACAGATTCCCTGATGGAAAAAGAGAAATAACAATACTTTCTTTATTTACAATAAAATACAAAAAATCCATGAAGAAAAAAAAACCACAGGTACATTACTCAGATTACATCTAG